GGCGATCCTGGTCCGCGCGCTCGAGCAGGCGAACGGAGTCCGGACCGACGCGGCCAAGCTCCTCGGCACCACCTTCCGCTCGCTGCGCTACCGGCTGGCG
This window of the bacterium genome carries:
- a CDS encoding helix-turn-helix domain-containing protein, which gives rise to AILVRALEQANGVRTDAAKLLGTTFRSLRYRLAKYAIGDSDSE